The Deltaproteobacteria bacterium genome includes a window with the following:
- a CDS encoding (Fe-S)-binding protein, protein MAEAQKQPLTINPESIRQAVDARLNARLKMWMRICAHCGLCADTCHFFLAKNKDPRMVPSFKAQKLKKLVKKKGKVDEPFMQELYDTAFGECTLCRRCTLYCPFGIDMAMMVATLRGILTSQGMTPEGLKAAIQNYLETGNQMAVSEEDWVETLKWMEEELQEELPGATIPIDKKGANIMYTVNAREPKYYPQDIQMAAKIFHVVGEDWTFPSKPGWDDTNLAMFAGDIKSATYIVKLIKEAAEELQVKRVAITE, encoded by the coding sequence ATGGCTGAAGCCCAAAAACAACCCTTAACCATTAACCCGGAATCCATTCGCCAGGCGGTCGATGCCCGCCTGAACGCCCGCCTGAAAATGTGGATGAGGATCTGTGCCCACTGCGGTCTTTGCGCCGACACCTGCCACTTCTTTTTGGCCAAGAACAAAGACCCCAGGATGGTCCCTTCCTTTAAGGCCCAAAAGTTGAAGAAACTGGTCAAGAAGAAAGGGAAAGTGGACGAGCCGTTTATGCAGGAGCTGTACGATACGGCCTTTGGAGAATGCACTCTGTGCCGGCGTTGCACCCTTTATTGTCCTTTTGGGATCGATATGGCCATGATGGTGGCTACCCTTCGTGGTATTCTTACCTCCCAGGGTATGACCCCCGAAGGGCTGAAGGCAGCCATCCAAAACTACCTGGAAACGGGAAACCAGATGGCCGTCAGCGAAGAAGACTGGGTGGAAACCCTTAAATGGATGGAAGAAGAGCTGCAGGAGGAACTTCCGGGAGCGACTATCCCCATTGATAAAAAAGGGGCCAACATCATGTATACCGTCAATGCCCGGGAGCCCAAATATTATCCCCAGGATATCCAGATGGCGGCCAAGATTTTTCATGTCGTCGGGGAGGACTGGACCTTCCCCAGTAAACCGGGCTGGGATGATACCAACCTGGCCATGTTTGCCGGGGACATTAAAAGTGCTACTTATATTGTTAAATTAATCAAGGAGGCCGCCGAGGAACTGCAAGTCAAACGAGTAGCCATAACCGAGTGA
- a CDS encoding (Fe-S)-binding protein produces MWLSGDYKFEVVHSVQLFAEYIRDGRLKFTHKIKEPITYQDPCNVSRSGGLAEEARYIIGHIAEDFREMTPHGNDNYCCSGGGGAIPMGPPFKRRRMEAGKVKADQIKATGAKIVICPCHNCYDQVRDLSKEYDLGIKVMSFKEIFEEIMYIPEELKAKEEEAGEESSE; encoded by the coding sequence ATCTGGTTAAGTGGCGATTATAAATTTGAGGTCGTTCACAGCGTCCAACTTTTTGCCGAATATATTCGCGACGGCCGTCTGAAATTCACGCATAAGATCAAGGAGCCTATCACCTATCAGGACCCCTGCAATGTATCCCGCAGTGGGGGGTTGGCAGAGGAGGCCCGGTATATTATCGGTCATATTGCCGAAGACTTCCGGGAAATGACCCCCCATGGGAATGACAACTACTGCTGTTCCGGCGGCGGAGGGGCCATCCCCATGGGCCCCCCCTTTAAACGACGCCGCATGGAGGCCGGCAAGGTCAAGGCCGACCAGATCAAGGCCACCGGGGCCAAGATCGTCATCTGTCCCTGTCATAATTGTTATGACCAGGTACGGGATCTGAGCAAGGAATACGATCTGGGGATAAAAGTCATGTCCTTCAAGGAGATCTTTGAAGAGATCATGTATATCCCGGAGGAATTGAAGGCCAAAGAAGAAGAGGCAGGGGAAGAAAGTTCGGAGTAA
- a CDS encoding methylenetetrahydrofolate reductase — MKSGSRLEKVLTGGHFAVTGECGPPRGANPDVVRKKAAFLKGVVDSVNVTDNQTAVVRMSSFAGCLLLMQEGLEPNLQMVVRDRNRIALQSDILGAYALGVRNMLCLSGDHQKFGDHPSAKNVFDLDSMQLLQTVKKMRDEGKFINDQAIDTPPKMFIGAAANPFADPAEFRAIRLGKKVAAGVDFVQTQCIYNLDRFERFMQQVRDMGLDEKVYILGGVTPMKSVGMANYMKNLVPGMDVPVEVINRLKGVPKKDQTKEGIAIAIETIQRLKEMKGIAGVHVMAIEWEERVPEIVEMAGLLPRPQV, encoded by the coding sequence ATGAAATCGGGAAGCAGATTAGAAAAGGTATTAACCGGCGGTCATTTTGCCGTTACCGGGGAATGCGGTCCCCCGAGGGGTGCCAATCCGGATGTGGTCCGGAAAAAAGCGGCCTTCTTAAAAGGGGTCGTGGATTCGGTGAATGTTACCGACAATCAGACTGCGGTGGTTCGCATGTCCAGTTTTGCCGGATGCCTTCTTTTAATGCAGGAAGGGTTGGAGCCGAACCTGCAGATGGTAGTCAGGGACCGGAACCGGATCGCCCTCCAGAGCGATATCCTGGGGGCCTATGCCCTGGGGGTTCGCAATATGCTCTGCCTTTCCGGGGATCATCAAAAATTCGGGGATCATCCCTCGGCTAAAAACGTTTTTGACCTGGACTCCATGCAGCTCCTTCAGACCGTCAAGAAAATGCGGGATGAGGGGAAGTTCATCAACGATCAGGCCATCGACACCCCTCCCAAGATGTTTATCGGGGCCGCAGCCAACCCCTTTGCCGACCCGGCCGAATTCCGGGCCATCCGTCTGGGCAAGAAGGTGGCCGCCGGGGTCGACTTTGTCCAGACCCAGTGCATCTACAACCTGGACCGGTTTGAGCGATTCATGCAGCAGGTGCGGGATATGGGCCTGGATGAAAAGGTCTATATCCTGGGCGGGGTGACCCCGATGAAATCCGTTGGTATGGCCAACTACATGAAGAACCTGGTACCGGGGATGGATGTGCCGGTGGAGGTGATCAACCGCCTGAAAGGGGTCCCAAAAAAAGATCAGACCAAGGAAGGGATCGCTATAGCCATCGAAACCATCCAGCGTCTGAAAGAGATGAAAGGGATCGCCGGGGTCCATGTCATGGCCATCGAATGGGAAGAACGGGTCCCGGAGATCGTGGAAATGGCCGGGCTCCTGCCCAGACCCCAGGTGTGA